Proteins encoded in a region of the Alosa sapidissima isolate fAloSap1 chromosome 19, fAloSap1.pri, whole genome shotgun sequence genome:
- the LOC121693629 gene encoding C-C chemokine receptor type 5: MSELKNSEYWPWTNNCTKVRDLSLPLVPHMHCKSNRLYMSSVIPPIFYMLTLLGIVGNLGSVWVCLFHSRPWSIGSIGVLNMALCDLAYLVSIIPWAVYMSTDYHWTMSESMCILVKIIYFVGLTSSTMFICAVSVDRFLAIVFPLESRMIRTPRNAVLVSLLLWTTTTLLIYLSYPNIIYRVRRRDKIPFCGAVVISRYRSTGATYNLLSYYSIQVSVPLLLVIPCYVKIMARMKQSRQQWSQGGGGGGSMHGRDKTIWLISVFIANFLVCWVPGQLLHIIACIIFFTLNDCNNTCWMTHVVNLLTEASQLLHVLNACLDPLIYHTQQGFGEMVRKGVDRVMSQGRKFWHMAKKEDFGGKTVEPISVIRITNKHQHQEKE; encoded by the coding sequence ATGTCTGAGCTAAAGAACAGCGAATACTGGCCATGGACAAACAATTGCACCAAGGTAAGGGACTTGAGCCTGCCTCTGGTGCCACATATGCACTGCAAATCCAACCGCCTGTACATGTCCAGTGTCATTCCTCCCATCTTCTACATGCTGACTCTCCTGGGCATAGTTGGGAACCTGGGAAGTGTTTGGGTCTGCCTGTTTCACAGCCGACCCTGGAGCATCGGCTCCATCGGGGTCCTGAACATGGCACTGTGtgacctggcctacctggtgtCTATCATACCCTGGGCGGTCTATATGAGCACGGACTACCACTGGACAATGAGTGAGTCCATGTGCATCCTGGTGAAGATCATATACTTTGTGGGGCTCACGTCCAGCACCATGTTCATCTGTGCCGTCAGCGTTGACCGCTTCCTGGCCATCGTGTTCCCCCTGGAGTCACGCATGATCCGCACACCACGCAACGCCGTCCTGGTCTCCCTGCTCCTCtggaccaccaccaccctcctcaTCTACCTCAGCTACCCCAACATCATCTACAGGGTGCGGAGGAGGGACAAGATCCCCTTTTGTGGGGCAGTGGTCATTTCGAGGTACAGGTCCACAGGAGCCACCTACAACCTGCTGTCCTACTACTCTATCCAGGTGTCTGTTCCCCTGTTGCTGGTCATCCCGTGCTATGTGAAGATCATGGCCCGCATGAAGCAGTCCCGGCAGCAGTGGAGCCAGGGTGGCGGTGGGGGTGGCAGCATGCATGGTCGGGACAAGACCATCTGGCTGATCTCGGTCTTCATTGCCAACTTCCTGGTGTGCTGGGTACCGGGGCAGTTGCTGCACATCATCGCCTGCATCATCTTCTTCACCCTCAACGACTGTAACAACACATGCTGGATGACACACGTGGTGAATCTGCTAACCGAGGCGTCACAGTTACTGCATGTCCTGAACGCTTGCCTGGATCCACTTATTTACCACACTCAACAGGGATTTGGGGAAATGGTGCGCAAGGGTGTGGACCGGGTGATGAGCCAGGGAAGGAAGTTTTGgcatatggcaaagaaagaaGACTTTGGAGGAAAAACTGTGGAGCCCATCAGTGTGATCAGAATcaccaacaaacaccaacaccaagAAAAAGAATAA